The Zea mays cultivar B73 chromosome 7, Zm-B73-REFERENCE-NAM-5.0, whole genome shotgun sequence DNA segment TCGAGCATCACATCCTTTTTGCTCGTGCGGTTCCTTCGCCAGAATGATGCCACggctctccatcccctctctgcAAACACGCGAGTTGCCGTCTGCATTCAGAACTCTCGCTGGAGTGCTGTGCTGCACTGTCCCAACACAGTCAAGTCTCGTTTGACTCTCTGCGATCTATTCTATCACAGGGCGGCCTGAAAATGATCTGTCGGTCACGCCACAGTTTCTGGCAACTTGGGAGGCCAAAATTTCCACGAGAGATCGGTGCCCTTCATTCCACGCCAACGCCATTTTCACCCCCCACAAAACCAGTCACCAAGCAAGCAGCCAGCCATTACCATTAGCCCCGGCACCCCGGGTTAGCTACTGCGTCGTCACAACACCATCATGGAAACGAGAATCTCTCGACGAAAAAACTTGGGGGCAGGGAAGACACTTTGGGCCACTCCGCCCCAGCTTTGGCCAAAAGTTGCACTCATTACACACACACACAATGACACAAGGCAAGCCAAGGAGGTACACAAGAGGATTTGCGTTTGACACCTCAAGATCAGATCAACAGCACCTGTGCTCTGGATCTGCAGCGTCCGATGCCACCCCCAGACGCTCCCCCGATGGGGGACGCGTGTCGCCCCCACACTGACCCGGCCCAGGTCCCGCGTCCACTCATTTGATCCATATCTTCGCCGAGTGGAGGTTTCATTCCGACGCTTGACCTCTCCCT contains these protein-coding regions:
- the LOC100216853 gene encoding uncharacterized protein LOC100216853, whose protein sequence is MPLMRTQQQFGALNVSTMTPSLHHCKTLSPQVHPFMAIKPILPKKGIKVPAALHLEVPLACGLMMLNPELNMDVAVCRTRIARVRAGGQCQWRKLQQRWMMVLVCSVNVCVQQGEVKRRNETSTRRRYGSNEWTRDLGRVSVGATRVPHRGSVWGWHRTLQIQSTGAVDLILRCQTQILLCTSLACLVSLCVCVMSATFGQSWGGVAQSVFPAPKFFRREILVSMMVL